The DNA window AACCGTTTGTGCTGTTGCTGTCGCCCTTCGCTCCGCACCTGGCCGAGGAGCTATGGCAACTGCTGGGGCACGCTCGGACGCTGGCCTACGAGCCCTGGCCCGTGCACGACCCGGCGCGGCTGATCGAGAGCTCGGTCGAAGTGCCCGTACAGGTGAACGGCAAGGTCCGGGCCCGCATCGTCGTGCCGAGCGACGCCGCGGCAGACGACCTGGAGCGAGCTGCCAAGGCCGACAGTCGCATCGCCGAGCACCTGGCCGGCAAATCGATCGTCAAAGCCGTTGTCGTGCCGGGGCGGATGGTGAATTTCGTCGTGAAGTGACGCCGGTCTTCGCCGGCGATGTTCACTGTAGATGAGGCCAGGCGGCTGAAAGCTCTTCGAGCGCCGCCGAAAAAGCGCCGAAGCTGCCCGCGTCGAACAGGACGAATCGCGCCAGCTCGGGCAGGGCCTGGCCCGTGTCGAGCAGGAATTCGGCCACGGTGTTCAAGGCCACGCGAGCGGCCAGGTCCATGGGGTAGCCGTAGGCCCCCGTGCTCAAGGCCGGTAAGGCGACGGTGCGGCAATCGTGCGCCGCGGCCAGGGCGAGCGACGTGCGATAGGCCGAGGCGAGCAGTTGGGCCTCGCCCGAATTTCCGCCGCGCCACACGGGCCCAACCGCGTGAATCACGTAGCGCGCGGCGAGAGCGCCGCCGCGCGTGACCACGGCCGAACCAGTCGGGCAGCCTTCGGGATAGCGTTGGCGCGTTTCGGCCATGATCTGCGGGCCGCCGCGCCGATGGACCGCTCCGTCGACGCCGCCGCCCCCCGCCAGGGCGCAGTTCGCGGCGTTCACCAGGGCGTCGACTTGTTGGGCGGTAACGTCGCCTTGGACGAGTTCCAATCGCTTCTTGCCGAGCGAGCGCCACATGGTTGCCACCGCCGGGCCGTGTTGCAGAGACGCTGTCTACCGCAGGGTCGCGGTTGTGAGGATTGTACGGATCATAGCCGGGCGGTCACGGCCGACACCATCCATCGCGCCACGGCAGCCGATCGAAAGTCGATAAGGAGAGCTGTTCGATGTGCATCCGGTTGCGTTGGCTCGTGTTCGCGTTGGTCTTGGTGGGCGTAGGGCCAGCCGCTGCGCGCGATTACTACGTCAACAATGTCGCCGGCGACGACGGGTTCGACGGTAGCGCCGAACGAGCCAGCGGTGGAGGCACCGGACCGGTCCGGTCGATCAACCGGGCGTTGGCGCTGGCCTACAAGGGCGATCGCGTACGCTTGACGGCCACCGGACAGCCGTATCGCGAGTCGCTGGCGCTGGTGGGCCACAAGCACAGCGGCAACGGCTTCACGCCTTTT is part of the Pirellulales bacterium genome and encodes:
- a CDS encoding O-acetyl-ADP-ribose deacetylase, yielding MWRSLGKKRLELVQGDVTAQQVDALVNAANCALAGGGGVDGAVHRRGGPQIMAETRQRYPEGCPTGSAVVTRGGALAARYVIHAVGPVWRGGNSGEAQLLASAYRTSLALAAAHDCRTVALPALSTGAYGYPMDLAARVALNTVAEFLLDTGQALPELARFVLFDAGSFGAFSAALEELSAAWPHLQ